One Ricinus communis isolate WT05 ecotype wild-type chromosome 7, ASM1957865v1, whole genome shotgun sequence genomic region harbors:
- the LOC8282117 gene encoding CBS domain-containing protein CBSCBSPB3 isoform X2, translating into MSSQVVPPPPGLKRNSLTQKRGPSTSSRKSSSSLSASDNGTVNKPSSPPPQSSVVGGERTVKKLRLSKALTIPEGTTVSDACRRMAARRVDAVLLTDANALLSGIVTDKDISARVIAEGLRPEQTIVSKIMTRNPIFVASDSLAIDALQKMVQGKFRHLPVVENGEVIALLDITKCLYDAISRMEKVAEQGSAIAAAVEGVERQWGSNFSETLRERMFKPSLSTIIGEQTKVAIASPSDPVYVAAKRMRDLQVNSVIIVTGNKIQGILTSKDILMRVVAHNISPELTLVEKVMTSNPECATLETTILDALHIMHDGKFLHLPVVDKDGSATACVDVLQITHAAISMVENSSGAANDVANTMMQKFWDSALALEPPDDYDTQSEMSAIMTSDGTDLGKYAYPPVGLGNSFAFKFVDLKGRVHRFNCGTENLDELTSALLQRIGVSLGQEHPQLLYEDDEGDKVLLVTDGDLISAINHAKTAGLKVLKLHLDFSDSSRPIRSQPDTMTTQRSRWGSFHSAILAGAVVLTGIGVLVYLKRSKL; encoded by the exons ATGAGCAGCCAGGTGGTTCCTCCTCCTCCAGGTCTGAAGAGAAACAGTCTGACTCAGAAGCGAGGTCCTTCCACATCCTCCAGGAAATCTTCATCGTCCCTCTCGGCATCTGATAATGGAACCGTTAACAAGCCATCCTCTCCTCCACCCCAATC CTCTGTTGTTGGCGGAGAGCGAACCGTGAAGAAGTTAAGGTTGTCAAAAGCTCTCACGATACCTGAGGGCACCACTGTCTCTGATGCTTGTCGGAGGATGGCAGCTCGACGCGTCGATGCTGTTTTATTAACTGATGCTAATGCTTTGCTTTCTGGGATTGTTACAGACAAG GACATTTCTGCCAGAGTAATAGCAGAGGGATTGAGACCGGAGCAGACGATAGTATCAAAGATTATGACAAGGAATCCTATTTTTGTTGCGTCTGATTCATTAGCTATTGATGCTCTTCAGAAGATGGTCCAGG GCAAATTCCGACACCTTCCTGTTGTGGAGAATGGCGAAGTTATTGCATTGCTGGATATTACAAAGTGTCTTTATGATGCTATATCCAGAATGGAGAAGGTGGCTGAACAGGGGAGTGCAATTGCTGCTGCAGTTGAAGGGGTGGAACGTCAATGGGGAAGCAATTTTTCTg AAACACTGAGGGAGCGGATGTTCAAACCTTCTTTATCTACTATCATTGGCGAACAGACCAA GGTTGCAATTGCTTCACCATCAGATCCTGTCTATGTTGCTGCAAAAAGAATGCGGGATTTGCAGGTTAATTCAGTTATCATTGTGACAGGGAACAAAATTCAGGGGATACTCAC TTCAAAGGATATTCTCATGCGAGTTGTGGCACATAATATTTCTCCTGAATTAACCCTAGTGGAAAAG GTAATGACATCAAACCCTGAATGTGCAACATTGGAGACAACAATTCTTGATGCATTACATATAATGCATGATGGGAAATTTTTACATCTTCCTGTTGTGGACAAGG ATGGATCTGCTACTGCCTGTGTAGATGTTCTGCAGATAACTCATGCTGCAATTTCTATG GTTGAGAATAGCTCTGGGGCTGCTAATGATGTAGCAAACACAATGATGCAAAAGTTCTGGGATTCTGCCCTAGCATTAGAGCCCCCAGATGATTATGACACTCAAAG TGAAATGTCTGCAATAATGACATCAGATGGGACTGACCTTGGGAAGTATGCTTATCCACCTGTCGGTCTTGGAAATTCATTTGCCTTCAAGTTTGTGGATCTCAAGGGTCGAGTGCATCGTTTCAATTGTG GCACTGAGAATTTAGATGAGCTTACATCTGCTTTACTACAAAGGATTGGGGTTAGCCTTGGTCAAGAACATCCTCAACTTTTG TATGAGGATGATGAAGGTGACAAAGTTTTACTCGTGACTGATGGTGATCTCATCAGTGCTATTAACCATGCTAAAACAGCAGGATTGAAG GTTCTAAAGTTGCATCTTGACTTTTCTGATTCAAGTCGGCCAATAAGATCTCAGCCAGATACAATGACAACCCAGAGGTCTAGATGGGGGTCTTTCCACTCTGCTATCCTGGCAGGTGCAGTTGTATTAACAGGCATTGGTGTGCTGGTTTACCTAAAGCGCTCAAAGTTGTGA
- the LOC8282117 gene encoding CBS domain-containing protein CBSCBSPB3 isoform X3, whose protein sequence is MEPLTSHPLLHPNRVFTSVVGGERTVKKLRLSKALTIPEGTTVSDACRRMAARRVDAVLLTDANALLSGIVTDKDISARVIAEGLRPEQTIVSKIMTRNPIFVASDSLAIDALQKMVQGKFRHLPVVENGEVIALLDITKCLYDAISRMEKVAEQGSAIAAAVEGVERQWGSNFSAPYAFIETLRERMFKPSLSTIIGEQTKVAIASPSDPVYVAAKRMRDLQVNSVIIVTGNKIQGILTSKDILMRVVAHNISPELTLVEKVMTSNPECATLETTILDALHIMHDGKFLHLPVVDKDGSATACVDVLQITHAAISMVENSSGAANDVANTMMQKFWDSALALEPPDDYDTQSEMSAIMTSDGTDLGKYAYPPVGLGNSFAFKFVDLKGRVHRFNCGTENLDELTSALLQRIGVSLGQEHPQLLYEDDEGDKVLLVTDGDLISAINHAKTAGLKVLKLHLDFSDSSRPIRSQPDTMTTQRSRWGSFHSAILAGAVVLTGIGVLVYLKRSKL, encoded by the exons ATGGAACCGTTAACAAGCCATCCTCTCCTCCACCCCAATCGTGTGTTTAc CTCTGTTGTTGGCGGAGAGCGAACCGTGAAGAAGTTAAGGTTGTCAAAAGCTCTCACGATACCTGAGGGCACCACTGTCTCTGATGCTTGTCGGAGGATGGCAGCTCGACGCGTCGATGCTGTTTTATTAACTGATGCTAATGCTTTGCTTTCTGGGATTGTTACAGACAAG GACATTTCTGCCAGAGTAATAGCAGAGGGATTGAGACCGGAGCAGACGATAGTATCAAAGATTATGACAAGGAATCCTATTTTTGTTGCGTCTGATTCATTAGCTATTGATGCTCTTCAGAAGATGGTCCAGG GCAAATTCCGACACCTTCCTGTTGTGGAGAATGGCGAAGTTATTGCATTGCTGGATATTACAAAGTGTCTTTATGATGCTATATCCAGAATGGAGAAGGTGGCTGAACAGGGGAGTGCAATTGCTGCTGCAGTTGAAGGGGTGGAACGTCAATGGGGAAGCAATTTTTCTg CTCCATATGCTTTTATAGAAACACTGAGGGAGCGGATGTTCAAACCTTCTTTATCTACTATCATTGGCGAACAGACCAA GGTTGCAATTGCTTCACCATCAGATCCTGTCTATGTTGCTGCAAAAAGAATGCGGGATTTGCAGGTTAATTCAGTTATCATTGTGACAGGGAACAAAATTCAGGGGATACTCAC TTCAAAGGATATTCTCATGCGAGTTGTGGCACATAATATTTCTCCTGAATTAACCCTAGTGGAAAAG GTAATGACATCAAACCCTGAATGTGCAACATTGGAGACAACAATTCTTGATGCATTACATATAATGCATGATGGGAAATTTTTACATCTTCCTGTTGTGGACAAGG ATGGATCTGCTACTGCCTGTGTAGATGTTCTGCAGATAACTCATGCTGCAATTTCTATG GTTGAGAATAGCTCTGGGGCTGCTAATGATGTAGCAAACACAATGATGCAAAAGTTCTGGGATTCTGCCCTAGCATTAGAGCCCCCAGATGATTATGACACTCAAAG TGAAATGTCTGCAATAATGACATCAGATGGGACTGACCTTGGGAAGTATGCTTATCCACCTGTCGGTCTTGGAAATTCATTTGCCTTCAAGTTTGTGGATCTCAAGGGTCGAGTGCATCGTTTCAATTGTG GCACTGAGAATTTAGATGAGCTTACATCTGCTTTACTACAAAGGATTGGGGTTAGCCTTGGTCAAGAACATCCTCAACTTTTG TATGAGGATGATGAAGGTGACAAAGTTTTACTCGTGACTGATGGTGATCTCATCAGTGCTATTAACCATGCTAAAACAGCAGGATTGAAG GTTCTAAAGTTGCATCTTGACTTTTCTGATTCAAGTCGGCCAATAAGATCTCAGCCAGATACAATGACAACCCAGAGGTCTAGATGGGGGTCTTTCCACTCTGCTATCCTGGCAGGTGCAGTTGTATTAACAGGCATTGGTGTGCTGGTTTACCTAAAGCGCTCAAAGTTGTGA
- the LOC8282117 gene encoding CBS domain-containing protein CBSCBSPB3 isoform X1 has translation MSSQVVPPPPGLKRNSLTQKRGPSTSSRKSSSSLSASDNGTVNKPSSPPPQSSVVGGERTVKKLRLSKALTIPEGTTVSDACRRMAARRVDAVLLTDANALLSGIVTDKDISARVIAEGLRPEQTIVSKIMTRNPIFVASDSLAIDALQKMVQGKFRHLPVVENGEVIALLDITKCLYDAISRMEKVAEQGSAIAAAVEGVERQWGSNFSAPYAFIETLRERMFKPSLSTIIGEQTKVAIASPSDPVYVAAKRMRDLQVNSVIIVTGNKIQGILTSKDILMRVVAHNISPELTLVEKVMTSNPECATLETTILDALHIMHDGKFLHLPVVDKDGSATACVDVLQITHAAISMVENSSGAANDVANTMMQKFWDSALALEPPDDYDTQSEMSAIMTSDGTDLGKYAYPPVGLGNSFAFKFVDLKGRVHRFNCGTENLDELTSALLQRIGVSLGQEHPQLLYEDDEGDKVLLVTDGDLISAINHAKTAGLKVLKLHLDFSDSSRPIRSQPDTMTTQRSRWGSFHSAILAGAVVLTGIGVLVYLKRSKL, from the exons ATGAGCAGCCAGGTGGTTCCTCCTCCTCCAGGTCTGAAGAGAAACAGTCTGACTCAGAAGCGAGGTCCTTCCACATCCTCCAGGAAATCTTCATCGTCCCTCTCGGCATCTGATAATGGAACCGTTAACAAGCCATCCTCTCCTCCACCCCAATC CTCTGTTGTTGGCGGAGAGCGAACCGTGAAGAAGTTAAGGTTGTCAAAAGCTCTCACGATACCTGAGGGCACCACTGTCTCTGATGCTTGTCGGAGGATGGCAGCTCGACGCGTCGATGCTGTTTTATTAACTGATGCTAATGCTTTGCTTTCTGGGATTGTTACAGACAAG GACATTTCTGCCAGAGTAATAGCAGAGGGATTGAGACCGGAGCAGACGATAGTATCAAAGATTATGACAAGGAATCCTATTTTTGTTGCGTCTGATTCATTAGCTATTGATGCTCTTCAGAAGATGGTCCAGG GCAAATTCCGACACCTTCCTGTTGTGGAGAATGGCGAAGTTATTGCATTGCTGGATATTACAAAGTGTCTTTATGATGCTATATCCAGAATGGAGAAGGTGGCTGAACAGGGGAGTGCAATTGCTGCTGCAGTTGAAGGGGTGGAACGTCAATGGGGAAGCAATTTTTCTg CTCCATATGCTTTTATAGAAACACTGAGGGAGCGGATGTTCAAACCTTCTTTATCTACTATCATTGGCGAACAGACCAA GGTTGCAATTGCTTCACCATCAGATCCTGTCTATGTTGCTGCAAAAAGAATGCGGGATTTGCAGGTTAATTCAGTTATCATTGTGACAGGGAACAAAATTCAGGGGATACTCAC TTCAAAGGATATTCTCATGCGAGTTGTGGCACATAATATTTCTCCTGAATTAACCCTAGTGGAAAAG GTAATGACATCAAACCCTGAATGTGCAACATTGGAGACAACAATTCTTGATGCATTACATATAATGCATGATGGGAAATTTTTACATCTTCCTGTTGTGGACAAGG ATGGATCTGCTACTGCCTGTGTAGATGTTCTGCAGATAACTCATGCTGCAATTTCTATG GTTGAGAATAGCTCTGGGGCTGCTAATGATGTAGCAAACACAATGATGCAAAAGTTCTGGGATTCTGCCCTAGCATTAGAGCCCCCAGATGATTATGACACTCAAAG TGAAATGTCTGCAATAATGACATCAGATGGGACTGACCTTGGGAAGTATGCTTATCCACCTGTCGGTCTTGGAAATTCATTTGCCTTCAAGTTTGTGGATCTCAAGGGTCGAGTGCATCGTTTCAATTGTG GCACTGAGAATTTAGATGAGCTTACATCTGCTTTACTACAAAGGATTGGGGTTAGCCTTGGTCAAGAACATCCTCAACTTTTG TATGAGGATGATGAAGGTGACAAAGTTTTACTCGTGACTGATGGTGATCTCATCAGTGCTATTAACCATGCTAAAACAGCAGGATTGAAG GTTCTAAAGTTGCATCTTGACTTTTCTGATTCAAGTCGGCCAATAAGATCTCAGCCAGATACAATGACAACCCAGAGGTCTAGATGGGGGTCTTTCCACTCTGCTATCCTGGCAGGTGCAGTTGTATTAACAGGCATTGGTGTGCTGGTTTACCTAAAGCGCTCAAAGTTGTGA